In Acidobacteriota bacterium, a single window of DNA contains:
- the cas6 gene encoding CRISPR system precrRNA processing endoribonuclease RAMP protein Cas6, translating into MPYSIVIEAISNDQKNRLTSLNGAQLQGMFLNLIQRIDPALAKELHDENALRRYSLALLSPRLGQVREAGLTSVKLRIACLDDRIYPALLNLALSQDKAAFRLNKTEFQISRLVTTPDGPDSWSGFATIRELQTVTVGAGGLPKTYTLHFATPTFFRQGNRDDPMPLPEYVFGSLADRWHVAAPSPDFDSKTFRQLIRDDVTVSHFSGETVSADIGDKLRRTGFVGEVTYRPHDGMVLAYCNILSRVAFFTGVGAKTSRGMGLVRMKKPSSG; encoded by the coding sequence ATGCCCTACTCGATTGTGATCGAAGCCATTTCCAACGATCAGAAAAACCGCCTGACGTCACTCAATGGAGCGCAGCTCCAGGGGATGTTTCTCAATCTTATTCAACGCATCGACCCGGCATTGGCCAAAGAACTCCACGATGAAAACGCATTGCGCCGATATTCGCTGGCCTTGCTCAGTCCGCGACTGGGGCAGGTTCGGGAAGCCGGGCTGACTTCGGTCAAACTCCGCATTGCCTGTCTGGATGACCGGATTTACCCGGCGCTGCTCAATCTGGCGCTCAGTCAGGACAAAGCCGCGTTCCGCTTGAACAAAACCGAGTTTCAGATCAGCCGACTGGTGACGACGCCGGATGGCCCGGATTCCTGGAGTGGGTTTGCCACCATTCGAGAACTCCAAACAGTCACGGTTGGCGCCGGAGGCTTGCCCAAGACCTACACGCTGCACTTTGCCACGCCTACGTTTTTCCGCCAGGGCAACCGGGACGACCCGATGCCGTTGCCGGAATATGTCTTCGGAAGTCTGGCTGATCGCTGGCACGTAGCGGCACCGTCGCCTGACTTCGACTCAAAAACCTTTCGCCAACTCATCCGGGACGACGTGACGGTGAGCCATTTCTCGGGAGAAACCGTCAGTGCCGACATTGGCGACAAACTGCGCCGCACCGGTTTTGTCGGTGAAGTGACCTACCGTCCTCACGATGGGATGGTCCTGGCCTATTGCAACATCCTGAGCCGCGTGGCCTTTTTTACCGGCGTCGGCGCCAAAACCAGCCGGGGCATGGGGCTGGTCAGAATGAAGAAACCATCTAGTGGTTAG